One Kineosporiaceae bacterium DNA segment encodes these proteins:
- a CDS encoding sulfotransferase translates to MTTLEQTLKNLIPVQAKQAAKGAIRGYGTATATWRPMPDFLVLGTKRGGSTSAWRYLIQHPQVMPMVAKWENWKSPHYFYWHYDKGEEWYRGHFPTVSARHALSRKLGKRVITGESSPYYMFDPRVPARVARDLPEARFIVLLRDPVKRAYSHYWERVDNDVEPLTFGQALAAEDARVAGEPAKMASDPYYYSRAHDWYTYRERGIYAPQLERWFDAVGRERVLVMISEDMYTDEQAAMGEMATFLGIDPTPIPDTTQHNYRPYEPMDEAVKAELKEFYAPHNAALATLLGRELPWG, encoded by the coding sequence ATGACCACGCTGGAGCAGACCCTCAAGAACCTGATCCCGGTCCAGGCCAAACAGGCGGCCAAGGGCGCGATCCGGGGCTACGGCACCGCGACGGCCACCTGGCGACCGATGCCGGACTTCCTGGTGCTGGGCACCAAACGGGGCGGTTCGACGTCCGCCTGGCGGTACCTGATCCAGCACCCGCAGGTGATGCCCATGGTCGCCAAGTGGGAGAACTGGAAGTCGCCGCACTACTTCTACTGGCACTACGACAAGGGTGAGGAGTGGTACCGCGGCCACTTCCCCACCGTGAGCGCGCGACACGCGTTGTCGCGCAAGCTGGGCAAGCGCGTGATCACCGGCGAGTCGAGCCCGTACTACATGTTCGATCCGCGGGTTCCGGCGCGGGTGGCCCGGGACCTGCCCGAGGCGCGGTTCATCGTGCTGCTGCGTGACCCGGTCAAACGGGCCTACAGCCACTACTGGGAGCGGGTGGACAACGACGTCGAGCCGCTCACCTTCGGCCAGGCGCTGGCTGCCGAGGATGCCCGGGTCGCCGGCGAGCCGGCGAAGATGGCCAGCGACCCGTACTACTACAGCCGGGCGCACGACTGGTACACCTACCGCGAGCGCGGCATCTACGCTCCGCAGCTCGAACGCTGGTTCGACGCCGTCGGACGCGAACGTGTCCTGGTCATGATCAGCGAGGACATGTACACCGACGAGCAGGCGGCGATGGGCGAGATGGCCACCTTCTTGGGCATCGATCCGACCCCGATCCCGGACACCACCCAGCACAACTACCGCCCCTACGAACCCATGGACGAGGCGGTCAAGGCCGAGCTGAAGGAGTTCTACGCACCGCACAACGCCGCGCTGGCGACGCTGTTGGGCCGCGAACTCCCCTGGGGCTGA
- a CDS encoding pyridoxamine 5'-phosphate oxidase family protein, with amino-acid sequence MSQSLDQVNRHAERSRSERDDLDAVLDAGAVGTLSTVVDGRPWVVPMLYARDGDRLVLHGSTGAGALRHVAAGAPAVLSVVHLDGVVVAQTTFESSANYRSAVVHGELTTLAGEDKAAALDLLSEAIIPGRTAEVRPMIGKELAATLAMALPITDGRWTVKIRTGPPAPMDDDATDVERAAWTGVVPLALTAGTPIPSDWCPEATPVPDSITRLIARHPHP; translated from the coding sequence ATGAGTCAGAGTCTCGACCAGGTGAACCGGCACGCAGAGCGCTCCCGGAGCGAGCGCGACGACCTCGACGCCGTCTTGGACGCCGGCGCTGTCGGCACCCTGTCGACGGTCGTGGACGGGCGCCCCTGGGTGGTGCCGATGCTCTACGCGCGCGATGGCGATCGGCTGGTGCTGCACGGCTCGACCGGAGCGGGGGCGCTACGGCACGTCGCGGCCGGCGCGCCCGCCGTCCTGTCGGTGGTGCATCTGGACGGCGTGGTGGTCGCCCAGACCACGTTCGAATCCTCGGCCAACTACCGCTCGGCCGTGGTGCACGGCGAGCTGACCACGTTGGCCGGTGAGGACAAGGCCGCTGCCCTCGACCTGCTGTCGGAGGCCATCATCCCGGGTCGCACCGCGGAGGTGCGCCCCATGATCGGCAAGGAGCTGGCGGCGACCCTGGCCATGGCCCTGCCGATCACCGACGGCCGCTGGACCGTCAAGATCCGCACCGGCCCCCCGGCTCCCATGGACGACGACGCCACCGACGTCGAGCGCGCGGCCTGGACCGGCGTCGTCCCGCTGGCCCTGACCGCCGGCACCCCCATCCCCTCCGACTGGTGCCCCGAGGCAACCCCCGTCCCCGACTCGATCACCCGCCTCATCGCCCGCCACCCCCACCCCTGA
- the recQ gene encoding DNA helicase RecQ: protein MTSSTDVAASEALRTLRTVFGYDAFRGHQQEVIDHVCAGGDALVLMPTGGGKSLCYQIPALVRPGVGVVISPLIALMQDQVDALTGVGVRAGFLNSTQDASTRRRVEAAFVAGELDLLYLAPEGLRAEAMLRLLDRGRIALFAIDEAHCVAQWGHDFRPDYLALSVLHERWPQVPRIALTATATAATREEIATRLDLTRARQVVSSFDRPNITYRIVPKHEPRKQLLDLLRSEHAGDAGIVYCLSRASVETIADFLCTNGIVALPYHAGLDAQTRATNQARFLREDGLVMVATIAFGMGIDKPDVRFVAHLDLPKSIEGYYQETGRAGRDGLPSTAWLAYGLQDVVQQRKMIEGSAGDLAHRRSLSAHLDAMLALCETVECRRVNLLAYFGQPSQPCGNCDTCLNPPQSWDGTVPAQKLLSTVWRLQRERGQSFGAGQSIDILLGKRTDKVVASRHDELSVFGVGADLRDTEWRAVVRQLLAQGLLAVQGEYGTLTLTDASAEVLGGRRVVMMRREPERTASGPKRKPPRSAAAAVVDLDPQALPVFERLRAWRAASAKEAGVPAYVIFHDATLRQIAALHPATLDDLATVNGVGEAKLARYGQQILDQLTG from the coding sequence GTGACCTCCTCGACCGACGTCGCCGCGAGCGAGGCGCTCCGGACGCTGCGCACGGTGTTCGGCTACGACGCCTTCCGTGGTCATCAGCAGGAGGTCATCGACCACGTCTGCGCCGGGGGCGATGCCCTCGTGCTGATGCCGACCGGTGGTGGCAAGTCGCTGTGCTACCAGATCCCGGCGCTGGTGCGTCCGGGGGTCGGGGTGGTGATCTCGCCGTTGATCGCCTTGATGCAGGACCAGGTCGACGCGCTCACCGGGGTGGGGGTGCGGGCGGGATTCCTCAACTCCACCCAGGATGCCTCGACGCGTCGCCGGGTCGAGGCGGCCTTCGTCGCGGGGGAGCTCGACCTGCTCTATCTCGCGCCCGAGGGGTTACGGGCCGAGGCGATGCTGCGGTTGCTCGACCGGGGTCGGATCGCGCTGTTCGCCATCGACGAGGCGCACTGTGTGGCGCAGTGGGGGCACGACTTCCGCCCGGACTACCTGGCCTTGTCGGTGCTGCACGAGCGCTGGCCACAGGTGCCGCGCATCGCGCTCACCGCCACCGCGACAGCTGCCACTCGGGAGGAGATCGCCACCCGGCTCGACCTGACCCGGGCTCGCCAGGTGGTGTCGAGTTTCGACCGTCCCAACATCACGTATCGCATCGTGCCCAAGCACGAGCCCCGCAAACAGCTGCTCGACCTGTTGCGCAGCGAGCACGCCGGGGACGCCGGGATCGTCTACTGCCTCTCACGGGCCTCGGTCGAGACCATCGCCGATTTCTTGTGTACCAACGGGATTGTCGCCCTGCCGTATCACGCCGGGCTGGATGCGCAGACCCGGGCGACGAACCAGGCCCGGTTCTTGCGCGAGGACGGGCTGGTCATGGTCGCGACGATCGCCTTCGGCATGGGCATCGACAAGCCCGACGTCCGCTTCGTGGCCCACCTCGACCTGCCCAAGTCGATCGAGGGGTACTACCAGGAGACCGGTCGGGCCGGGCGCGACGGTCTGCCCTCCACCGCCTGGCTCGCCTACGGCCTGCAGGACGTCGTCCAGCAACGCAAGATGATCGAGGGCTCGGCCGGTGACCTGGCGCATCGCCGGTCGTTGTCGGCGCACCTGGACGCCATGCTCGCGCTGTGCGAGACGGTCGAGTGCCGTCGGGTCAACCTGCTGGCCTACTTCGGCCAGCCCTCGCAGCCGTGCGGCAACTGCGACACCTGCCTGAACCCGCCGCAGTCCTGGGATGGCACCGTGCCCGCCCAGAAGCTGCTCTCGACGGTGTGGCGGTTGCAGCGCGAGCGGGGTCAGTCCTTCGGCGCCGGCCAGTCGATCGACATCCTGCTGGGAAAGCGCACCGACAAGGTGGTGGCCTCCCGCCACGACGAGCTGTCGGTCTTCGGCGTCGGCGCCGATCTGCGGGACACAGAGTGGCGTGCCGTGGTGCGCCAGTTGCTCGCCCAGGGGCTGCTCGCCGTCCAGGGGGAGTACGGCACGCTCACCCTCACCGACGCCAGCGCCGAGGTGCTGGGCGGACGGCGCGTGGTGATGATGCGCCGCGAACCCGAGCGGACGGCGTCCGGCCCGAAGCGAAAGCCGCCCCGGTCGGCTGCCGCCGCGGTCGTCGACCTGGACCCGCAGGCGCTGCCGGTGTTCGAGCGGCTACGGGCCTGGCGGGCGGCGTCCGCCAAGGAGGCCGGGGTGCCGGCCTACGTGATCTTTCACGACGCGACGTTGCGCCAGATCGCGGCGCTGCACCCGGCGACGCTCGACGACCTCGCGACGGTCAACGGGGTCGGCGAGGCCAAGCTGGCGCGGTACGGGCAGCAGATCCTCGACCAGCTCACCGGCTAG
- a CDS encoding RNA polymerase sigma factor has product MTDVDALAAAAAAGDRAALEALLHAVRPEVLRRCQRILPFHGDAEDACQEALIAVAKGIHTFAGRSRFTTWLYPVVANSAFATYRRMRRAAHDAGLDQVSEPVDPARVSIVAGTRVDLVEALERLRADQPHVVEAVVLRDLMGLDYREIAERLDVPVGTVKSRINHARTALRGYLTEAV; this is encoded by the coding sequence ATGACGGACGTGGATGCGTTGGCTGCTGCGGCTGCCGCAGGTGACCGTGCGGCCCTGGAGGCGTTGTTGCACGCCGTCCGGCCCGAGGTGTTGCGACGCTGCCAACGCATCCTGCCGTTCCACGGTGACGCCGAGGACGCCTGTCAGGAGGCGCTGATCGCGGTCGCCAAGGGCATCCACACCTTCGCCGGCCGCAGCCGGTTCACCACCTGGCTCTACCCGGTGGTGGCCAACAGCGCCTTCGCGACCTATCGCCGGATGCGTCGGGCAGCCCACGATGCCGGGCTCGACCAGGTGAGTGAGCCGGTCGACCCGGCCCGGGTGAGCATCGTGGCCGGTACCCGGGTCGACCTGGTCGAGGCGCTGGAGCGGTTGCGCGCCGACCAGCCCCACGTGGTCGAGGCGGTGGTGCTGCGTGACCTGATGGGCCTGGACTACCGCGAGATCGCCGAGCGGCTCGACGTCCCGGTCGGCACCGTCAAGTCGCGCATCAACCATGCCCGGACGGCGCTGCGCGGCTACCTGACCGAGGCCGTCTGA
- a CDS encoding serine/threonine protein kinase translates to MTFVNAPAAIGRFRLERRLGAGGFATVWLARDDELDSLVAVKVLADNWAGEADIRRRFVDEARLLRRVDSDHLVRVYDLGELPDGRPWFVMTYADGGTLAERLEQHPPPWSAETVADLVDAVADGLTVLHRHGIVHRDVKPRNILLRSAPGAAQGRAGWPDGGRAADRALLGDLGIAKDLQWASGLTMPAGSDGYMPPEQRTYSADIGPPSDVYALAMTAGRMLALSPPWPATPLGRVLAVATHPDPSERTATAAEFARALRTALTPWLHPAAAPAAPAPQRDVTSRLPATQRPRRRWRWRGRVVALGIALALAAGARPAWALATTRPLSAADDKVSVRVPRSWQGTAGLTFPGADDATSGSRAGGDGRAVAVAFDDSHHEPNEVYDLLGVTGCGAATRRPVGVGPWQGQTWRFENCAGGTTLDEVVLANPGTTEWTVWLEVRSRDGDPDLTKVLATLQISP, encoded by the coding sequence ATGACCTTCGTGAACGCACCGGCCGCCATCGGGCGCTTCCGGCTCGAGCGGCGTCTGGGGGCCGGCGGGTTCGCCACCGTGTGGCTCGCCCGGGACGACGAACTCGACTCGTTGGTGGCCGTCAAGGTGCTGGCCGACAACTGGGCGGGCGAGGCGGACATCCGCCGCCGCTTCGTCGACGAGGCTCGGCTGCTGCGCCGGGTGGACAGCGACCACCTGGTGCGGGTCTACGACCTCGGTGAGCTCCCCGACGGGCGGCCCTGGTTCGTGATGACCTACGCGGACGGTGGCACCCTGGCCGAGCGGCTCGAACAGCACCCACCGCCCTGGTCGGCCGAGACCGTCGCCGACCTGGTCGATGCCGTCGCGGACGGGCTGACGGTGCTGCACCGGCACGGGATCGTGCACCGGGACGTGAAGCCACGCAACATCCTGCTCCGCAGCGCACCCGGCGCGGCGCAGGGCCGGGCAGGGTGGCCGGACGGCGGCCGCGCGGCCGACCGGGCGCTGCTCGGCGACCTGGGGATCGCCAAGGACCTGCAGTGGGCCTCGGGACTGACCATGCCGGCCGGCTCGGACGGCTACATGCCCCCCGAACAGCGCACGTACTCGGCCGACATCGGCCCGCCCAGCGACGTCTACGCCCTGGCCATGACCGCCGGGCGGATGCTCGCCCTGAGCCCGCCGTGGCCGGCGACACCGCTCGGCCGGGTGCTGGCGGTGGCGACCCACCCCGATCCGAGCGAGCGGACGGCGACCGCCGCGGAGTTCGCGCGGGCGCTGCGCACCGCTCTGACGCCGTGGCTCCACCCTGCCGCTGCGCCGGCCGCGCCCGCCCCGCAGCGGGACGTCACGAGTCGGCTCCCAGCGACCCAGCGACCTCGGCGCCGATGGCGGTGGCGAGGCCGCGTCGTGGCCCTGGGGATCGCCCTGGCGCTCGCCGCGGGTGCTCGCCCGGCGTGGGCACTGGCCACCACCCGCCCGCTGAGCGCAGCCGACGACAAGGTGTCGGTGCGGGTCCCGCGCAGCTGGCAGGGCACCGCCGGGCTGACCTTTCCCGGTGCGGACGACGCCACCAGCGGCTCGCGCGCGGGGGGCGACGGCCGCGCGGTGGCGGTGGCGTTCGACGACAGCCATCACGAGCCGAACGAGGTGTACGACCTGCTCGGCGTGACCGGCTGCGGCGCGGCCACCCGGCGTCCGGTCGGCGTCGGCCCCTGGCAGGGGCAGACCTGGCGGTTCGAGAACTGTGCCGGAGGCACCACCCTCGACGAGGTGGTGCTGGCCAACCCCGGGACCACGGAGTGGACCGTCTGGCTCGAGGTGCGCTCACGCGATGGCGATCCCGATCTCACGAAGGTGCTGGCCACGCTGCAGATCTCGCCGTGA
- a CDS encoding glycosyl transferase family 28 — MFVTVGTDHHPFERLITWAENWAGRVDDWEVQVQHGRTRAPRVGIGFDFCDHDRLQELFETSDVIVTHGGPATITEARRHGHRPIVVPRDPTLGEHVDNHQQLFSRRLGAAGVVELVETEDDFLAAVVAMSYLPRQRQVSEEVPPGVFRVGAVVERLAHRQRRH; from the coding sequence ATGTTCGTCACGGTCGGTACCGACCATCACCCGTTCGAACGGTTGATCACCTGGGCCGAGAACTGGGCCGGCCGGGTGGACGACTGGGAGGTGCAGGTGCAGCACGGCCGCACCCGGGCGCCACGTGTCGGGATCGGGTTCGACTTCTGTGACCACGACCGGTTGCAGGAGCTGTTCGAGACCAGCGACGTGATCGTGACGCACGGCGGCCCGGCGACCATCACCGAGGCGCGTCGTCACGGCCATCGGCCGATCGTGGTGCCGCGCGACCCCACCCTGGGCGAGCACGTGGACAATCACCAGCAGTTGTTCAGCCGGCGGCTCGGTGCCGCCGGAGTGGTCGAACTCGTCGAGACCGAGGATGACTTCCTGGCCGCCGTGGTGGCGATGTCCTACCTGCCCCGTCAGCGTCAGGTGAGCGAGGAGGTCCCGCCCGGGGTGTTCCGGGTCGGCGCGGTGGTCGAACGCCTCGCCCATCGACAGCGCCGCCACTGA
- a CDS encoding UDP-N-acetylglucosamine--LPS N-acetylglucosamine transferase produces the protein MGRQLDVLLVCSSGGHLAQLTALDPWSREHHRRWVCFDTPDAVSVLRGEDVVWAYHPTTRNIVNLVRNVALAWRELRGRRPDVVISTGAGVAVPFFLVAKLLRVPTVYLEVYDRMDSPTLTGRLCRPFTDAMLVQWEEQRELYRDADVVGCVL, from the coding sequence GTGGGAAGGCAGTTGGACGTACTGCTGGTGTGTTCGAGCGGTGGCCACCTGGCGCAGCTCACCGCACTGGACCCGTGGAGTCGCGAGCACCATCGGCGCTGGGTGTGTTTCGACACCCCGGATGCGGTGAGTGTGCTGCGCGGGGAGGACGTGGTCTGGGCCTACCACCCGACCACGCGCAACATCGTGAACCTGGTGCGCAACGTCGCCCTGGCCTGGCGTGAACTGCGCGGACGCCGTCCGGACGTGGTGATCTCGACCGGGGCGGGGGTCGCGGTGCCGTTCTTCCTGGTGGCCAAGCTGTTGCGGGTGCCCACCGTGTATCTGGAGGTGTACGACCGGATGGACTCTCCGACGCTGACCGGGCGGCTCTGCCGGCCCTTCACCGACGCGATGCTCGTGCAGTGGGAGGAGCAGCGCGAGCTCTACCGGGACGCCGACGTCGTGGGGTGTGTGCTGTGA
- the cysN gene encoding sulfate adenylyltransferase subunit CysN translates to MDLLRFATAGSVDDGKSTLIGRLLFDSKSIFADQLDAVEQASARMGDEYVNLALLTDGLRAEREQGITIDVAYRYFATPRRKFIIADTPGHIQYTRNMVTGASTADLAIILVDARKGLVEQSRRHAFIATLLRVPHLVLAVNKMDLVDYSQDVFDDIHDEFVNFAAKLDVPDLTAIPISALVGDNIVTRSSNMDWYDGPSLLHHLENVHVSSDRNLIDARFPVQYVIRPQSSNIHDYRGYAGTVASGVFKPGDEIVVLPSGFGSTIASIETMDGPVDEAYPPMAVTIRLADEIDISRGDMICRPNNAPMVTQDVDAMVCWMSDKPLQPGQKLALKHTTKSVRAMVKQLRYTLDINTLHRHEGTPSLGLNEIGRIVLRTTGPLFADPYRRNRHTGGFVLIDEATNVTVAAGMILDG, encoded by the coding sequence ATGGACCTGTTGCGGTTCGCCACCGCCGGGTCGGTGGACGACGGCAAGTCGACCCTGATCGGGCGGCTGTTGTTCGACTCCAAGTCGATCTTCGCCGATCAGTTGGACGCCGTGGAGCAGGCCAGCGCGCGGATGGGCGACGAGTACGTCAACCTGGCCCTGCTGACCGACGGCCTGCGGGCCGAGCGGGAGCAGGGCATCACGATCGACGTGGCGTACCGGTACTTCGCCACGCCGCGGCGCAAGTTCATCATCGCCGACACCCCCGGCCACATCCAGTACACCCGCAACATGGTCACCGGGGCCTCGACCGCGGACCTGGCGATCATCCTGGTCGACGCCCGCAAGGGTCTGGTCGAGCAGAGTCGTCGGCACGCGTTCATCGCGACCCTGCTCCGGGTGCCGCACCTGGTGCTCGCGGTGAACAAGATGGACCTGGTCGACTACTCCCAGGACGTGTTCGACGACATCCACGACGAGTTCGTGAACTTCGCCGCCAAGCTCGACGTGCCCGACCTGACCGCGATCCCGATCTCGGCCCTGGTGGGCGACAACATCGTCACCCGGTCGTCGAACATGGACTGGTACGACGGGCCGTCGCTCTTGCACCACCTCGAGAACGTTCACGTCTCCAGCGACCGCAACCTGATCGATGCCCGGTTCCCGGTGCAGTACGTGATCCGGCCGCAGTCGTCGAACATCCACGACTATCGCGGCTATGCCGGCACCGTGGCGTCGGGCGTGTTCAAGCCGGGCGATGAGATCGTCGTGCTGCCATCGGGTTTCGGCAGCACCATCGCCTCGATCGAGACCATGGACGGGCCGGTCGACGAGGCCTACCCGCCGATGGCCGTCACCATCCGGCTGGCCGATGAGATCGACATCAGCCGCGGCGACATGATCTGCCGGCCGAACAACGCCCCGATGGTCACCCAGGACGTCGACGCGATGGTCTGCTGGATGAGCGACAAGCCGTTGCAGCCGGGGCAGAAGCTGGCCCTCAAGCACACCACCAAATCGGTGCGCGCCATGGTCAAGCAGTTGCGCTACACCCTCGACATCAACACGTTGCACCGCCACGAGGGCACGCCCTCGTTGGGGCTCAACGAGATCGGCCGCATCGTGCTGCGCACCACCGGCCCGTTGTTCGCCGACCCGTACCGCCGCAACCGGCACACCGGCGGCTTCGTGCTGATCGACGAGGCCACCAACGTCACCGTCGCCGCCGGGATGATCCTGGACGGCTGA
- the cysD gene encoding sulfate adenylyltransferase subunit CysD, with product MSRSQHEYRLSELSTLEAESIHIFREVAAELERPVLLFSGGKDSIVMLRLAEKAFWPARIPFPVLHVDTGHNFDEVLAYRDRRAGELGVQLLVGSVPEAIASGAVHELPDGTRNRLQTPVLLETLEKHGFTAAFGGARRDEDKARAKERVFSFRDEFGQWDPKNQRPELWSIYNGRIHLGESIRVFPLSNWTELDIWQYVQREQIELPSIYFAHEREVFDRGGMLYANHEYCRPRDGEELFTARVRYRTVGDASLTAAVLSEADTVEKIIEEVAATRITERGATRGDDKFSEAAMEDRKREGYF from the coding sequence CTGAGCAGGAGCCAGCACGAGTACCGGCTCTCCGAGCTGTCGACGCTCGAGGCAGAGTCGATCCACATCTTCCGCGAGGTCGCGGCCGAGTTGGAGCGCCCCGTGCTGCTCTTCTCCGGCGGCAAGGACTCGATCGTGATGTTGCGCCTGGCCGAGAAGGCCTTCTGGCCGGCGCGGATCCCGTTCCCGGTCTTGCACGTCGACACCGGGCACAACTTCGACGAGGTGCTGGCCTACCGCGACCGCCGGGCGGGCGAACTCGGCGTCCAGCTGCTCGTGGGCAGCGTGCCGGAGGCGATCGCCTCGGGTGCGGTGCACGAGCTGCCCGACGGCACCCGCAACCGGCTGCAGACCCCGGTGCTGCTCGAGACGCTCGAGAAGCACGGGTTCACCGCCGCGTTCGGTGGCGCTCGTCGCGACGAGGACAAGGCCCGTGCCAAGGAGCGGGTGTTCTCCTTCCGTGACGAGTTCGGTCAGTGGGACCCGAAGAACCAGCGCCCCGAGTTGTGGTCGATCTACAACGGCCGGATTCACCTGGGGGAGTCGATCCGGGTGTTCCCGCTGTCGAACTGGACCGAGCTGGACATCTGGCAGTACGTGCAGCGTGAGCAGATCGAACTGCCGAGCATCTACTTCGCGCACGAGCGTGAGGTGTTCGACCGCGGCGGGATGTTGTACGCCAACCACGAGTACTGCCGCCCCCGGGACGGCGAGGAGCTGTTCACCGCTCGAGTGCGCTACCGCACGGTGGGCGATGCCTCGTTGACCGCGGCGGTGCTCAGCGAGGCCGACACCGTCGAGAAGATCATCGAGGAGGTGGCGGCGACCCGGATCACCGAGCGCGGCGCCACCCGGGGCGATGACAAGTTCAGTGAGGCCGCCATGGAGGATCGCAAGCGGGAGGGGTACTTCTGA
- a CDS encoding 3'(2'),5'-bisphosphate nucleotidase CysQ, whose translation MSRTRATTTGTSDTSHSTAHRDAHTPGGADALWAGDGELARSLAVEAGEVLMQIRRGGFTGDGLKAAGDAGSQAVLARRLDDDRPDDAVLSEEAPDDPARLTASRVWIIDPLDGTREFSEPGRIDWAVHVALWAGGDLVAGAVAMPADGICYCTASPPEPPVREPGPLRLAVSRTRPPAFVAELATRLGAVLVPMGSAGVKCASVWRGETDAYVHAGGQFEWDSAAPVAVARAAGLHTSRIDGSPLVYNQADPRLPDLVVCRPELADTIVSATAALAQG comes from the coding sequence GTGTCCCGAACCCGGGCGACCACCACCGGCACCTCCGACACATCACATTCCACCGCTCACCGCGACGCCCACACCCCCGGCGGCGCCGACGCGCTGTGGGCCGGCGACGGCGAGCTGGCCCGCAGCCTGGCCGTCGAGGCCGGCGAGGTGCTCATGCAGATCCGTCGCGGGGGTTTCACCGGCGACGGCCTCAAAGCCGCCGGGGACGCCGGGTCGCAGGCCGTGCTCGCCCGCCGGTTGGACGACGACCGCCCGGACGACGCGGTGCTGTCGGAGGAGGCGCCGGACGACCCGGCCCGGCTCACGGCGTCCCGGGTCTGGATCATCGACCCGCTGGACGGAACGCGCGAGTTCTCCGAACCCGGTCGGATCGACTGGGCCGTTCACGTGGCGTTGTGGGCCGGGGGCGACCTGGTGGCCGGCGCGGTGGCCATGCCCGCCGACGGCATCTGTTACTGCACGGCCTCACCACCGGAGCCCCCCGTGCGCGAGCCGGGTCCGCTGCGCCTGGCCGTCAGCCGCACCCGACCCCCGGCGTTCGTGGCCGAGCTCGCCACCCGACTGGGCGCCGTCCTGGTGCCGATGGGCTCGGCCGGGGTCAAGTGTGCCTCGGTCTGGCGCGGTGAGACCGACGCCTACGTCCACGCCGGCGGTCAGTTCGAGTGGGACTCGGCGGCGCCGGTGGCCGTGGCCCGGGCCGCTGGTCTGCACACCAGCCGGATCGATGGATCGCCCCTGGTCTACAACCAAGCCGACCCGAGATTGCCCGATTTGGTGGTGTGTCGTCCCGAACTGGCCGACACGATTGTGAGCGCTACCGCGGCACTGGCTCAGGGCTGA
- a CDS encoding aminoacyl-tRNA hydrolase, translated as MPGSPEPSDATWLVVGLGNPGTQYAGNRHNAGAMAVARLADELGVRLGKHKSRAQVAEVRLAPVATPSGMRPGPRLVLVVPTSYMNLSGGQVTAAAGFYGVAPERLLVLHDELDLPFGQLRLKRDGGEGGHNGLRSISQSLGSRDYCRLRLGIGRPPGRMDPADFVLRDFAAAEREDAAVMVGQAADVVRDVALLGWERAQGEVNTRAQAL; from the coding sequence CTGCCGGGGAGCCCTGAGCCGTCCGACGCCACGTGGCTGGTGGTCGGCCTGGGCAACCCTGGCACCCAGTACGCCGGCAATCGGCACAATGCCGGGGCCATGGCCGTGGCCCGTCTCGCCGACGAGCTCGGCGTCCGGTTGGGCAAGCACAAGTCCCGCGCCCAGGTCGCCGAGGTGCGCCTGGCACCGGTGGCCACGCCGTCCGGCATGCGACCCGGGCCCCGCCTGGTGCTGGTCGTGCCGACCAGCTACATGAACCTGTCCGGTGGTCAGGTGACCGCTGCCGCCGGCTTCTACGGTGTGGCGCCCGAACGCCTGCTGGTGCTGCACGACGAACTCGATCTGCCGTTCGGCCAACTGCGCCTCAAGCGCGACGGGGGCGAGGGGGGCCACAACGGGCTGCGTTCGATATCGCAGTCCCTGGGCTCGCGGGACTACTGCCGGCTGCGGTTGGGTATCGGGCGTCCGCCCGGCCGGATGGACCCGGCGGACTTCGTCCTGCGGGACTTCGCCGCGGCCGAGCGTGAGGACGCCGCCGTGATGGTCGGGCAGGCCGCGGACGTCGTCCGCGATGTGGCGCTGCTCGGGTGGGAGCGCGCCCAGGGCGAGGTCAACACCCGCGCCCAAGCCCTCTGA
- a CDS encoding 50S ribosomal protein L25/general stress protein Ctc yields the protein MSEVKLTAEKRTEFGKGAARRLRRAHKVPAVLYGHGTDPVHLALPGHDTMMALKKSNTLLTLDLGGSTELALPKDVQRHAVKGIIEHVDLLLVRRGEKVTVDVPLHLVGEPQSGTLVTSELNTLSIEVEATRIPSAIEVSVEGLEAGARILAGEITLPAGSTLETDAEALVLQVTTPTDTSTDDEAEADVEGEAAPESE from the coding sequence GTGTCCGAGGTCAAGCTCACCGCCGAGAAGCGCACCGAGTTCGGCAAGGGGGCGGCCCGCCGGCTGCGCCGCGCGCACAAGGTGCCCGCGGTGCTCTACGGCCACGGCACCGACCCGGTGCACCTCGCCCTGCCGGGTCACGACACCATGATGGCCCTGAAGAAGTCCAACACCCTGCTCACCCTGGACCTGGGCGGTTCGACCGAGCTCGCACTGCCGAAGGACGTCCAGCGGCACGCGGTCAAGGGCATCATCGAGCACGTCGACCTGCTGCTGGTCCGTCGCGGCGAGAAGGTCACCGTCGACGTCCCGCTGCACCTGGTGGGCGAGCCGCAGAGCGGCACCCTGGTGACCTCCGAGCTCAACACCCTGTCGATCGAGGTCGAGGCCACCCGCATCCCCAGTGCGATCGAAGTCAGCGTCGAGGGCCTCGAGGCCGGCGCCCGCATCCTGGCCGGCGAGATCACGTTGCCCGCGGGCAGCACCCTCGAGACCGACGCCGAGGCGCTGGTGCTGCAGGTCACCACGCCTACCGACACCAGCACTGATGACGAGGCCGAGGCCGACGTCGAGGGCGAAGCGGCTCCCGAGAGCGAGTGA